In Terriglobus aquaticus, the genomic window CACGGCAGCCACGCCAGCTTGTGGCCGAACTCCGCATTGAACTCGTCCATCTTCTGCTTGCCGTTGGCGCTCGCCGCCAGCGCGATACCCCAGTCCGGGTGCAGGTGATCCACGTGCGGGAACGGCAGAAATCCGTGCAGCGGTGTGTCGATGGAGGCAGCCGTCGGGTTGTTGTTGAACGTGACCAGCGGGTACAGCGCAACCATCGCGTCTTCTTCGCTCACGCCCTTGTACTGCTTCTCCAGCGCCAGCAGGCGGTCCAGGTAAAGCGTTGCGAAGCCGCTGCGCTTGATGGAGCCCAGGTCACCGCCCGAGCCCTTGACCCAAAGCACCTGCACCACGTCGCCAGAAACCGGGTCGACCTCGCTCAGCTTGCTTGATGTGTTGCCGCCGCCGAAGTTGGTGATGCGCAGATCGCTGCCCAGCAGGTTCGACCGGTAGCGCAGCAGCTCCGGCGCGTCCAGTGTTTGGGCGACTGCGTCGTCCCATTTGTCTTCCAGAAACTTCAGCGTGCTGTTCGCCGCGCCTGTTGCATTTGCTGCCATGGAGTCCTCTTGGTGAAACTACGCCGATCATGATTCCACAGCAAAGACCAATACGGCAAATGTTTCCCATTCGGAAAACTTCGTGCCCGCGATGCCGTAGCTACGTGTTGTGCGGATCCACGCTATGGAAGCCGTAGGTCACATAGCCGGTTTGCACCCGCCCTCCGCGCACCCTGACCTCCATGTACCCCTCGCGCGTTCCCAGCCGCGTACCCTGCCACCAGTTGCCACAGACCGCGCCGCCGGTGATGTACGGCACTCCGCGCCAGTCCACGCGCTCCTGAACATGAGTGTGACCCTGCAACACTGCCAGAACGTTGTGGCCTTCGAACAGCGGCAGCACTTCCGCCGAGTTGACCACCGCCATCTGGTAGTGCGGCCTCGGTGAGAGGTCACGCTGCAGATAAGCATCCACCGCAGTCACCAGCGGCATGTGCGTTACCACGATTACCGGCGCCGCTGCTGGCAGCGCGGCCAGATCGGTGCGCAACCACTGCATCTGCTCGGCGTCGATACGGCCCTCATAGTCGCGGTCCGGCGTCATCTGCACCGAGTCCAGAACGACGAAGTGCACACCCTTGTGGTCGAAGCTGTAGAACGTCTTGCCGATGTGATCGCGATAGTATTTCTTGCCGTAGTCGGGATCGCTCGGGTCCACGCCGCTGGCCGGCTTCAACCCAAACACATCATGGTTGCCGAGGGTGTGGTACACCTTCACGCTCAGTTCCTGCTGCGTTTGGTCGTATAGCTCCCACAGCGAGAGCGAACGCTGCTTGGGCACCGCCAGCGTGTCAAACACGTGATCGCCGCCCTGGATCGCGAAGTCCGCATGCGGGAACATGCGCATCGATCGAAATGCCATGGCGCAGCCTTTGGCCGCGTTCAACTCCGGCTCCAGGTGCGTGTCGGTAAAGAAGAGGAAGTCGAAATCCTGCACCGCCGGTGCAGCCGCAGCCTTGCCCGTCGACTGCGCCCAGGCCGAGCCCTGAATCAGCGTGGCTCCAGCCGCTGCGCCCGCCCCTGCGAGAAAAGTACGACGATCCATCGGAGATCTCCTCAGTGACTCAGCGTAGGAATCATGGGTGAATGCAGCGTGAACCGGCCTAAGCCCCAGCTGCGTTGGCGCCCCGCACCAGCCGGTGTACCACGTAGTTATAGGGCGGCACTGTCTGGCCTTTCAGCAGCGCCAGGCCAAGCTGCATCAGGCTCGGCCCATAGCTGCCCACCTCGTGCGAGACCGACGCAATCAACGGCGACCCCGCCTGATTCATCTCTTTCAGCGCGTCTTCAATGCAGTCCTGTCCCACCACCGCAACATGGCGGTGACGCCGCAACTGCCGCGCTGCATCTACCGCGCCCAGCGCGCTGGTATCCGTCGCCGCTGCGATCAGGATGCGCTTGTCCTTTGGGTGACGCTGCAGAAAATCACCCACCAGCTTGGCACTTCGATCGCGCAAACCGCGGCCGTCCATGCGAACGTACGACTCCACCGGCAGGTCGGGCAGTGCCGACCGCACCGCGTCAAACGCGCCGGACACTCGGCTCTGCACCAGCAAGCCCGCCTCGGGCAGGTCCAGTCCCAGAACCCAGTCAGCCTGGCCGCCCCAGTTCGCCTGTGCGTGCGCGGCCAGCACTTCACCCGCCTCTGCACCCACCCGGTAGTTGTCTACCCCAAAGTAGGTTGCATTGGGGTGGGGAATGTCGATCGCGATCAGCGGGATGCCAGCCGCGGCGATCTTATCGCCGATGACGGGCGCTACCTGCTGCTCCACGTTGAACTCAATCACCAGGTCGACCCGCTGCTGCACAAACTGCTCCGCGTTGCCCACGGCAGTCGCAGCATCGTACCGGTTGTCCAGTTCCACGATGTCGACGCCGGCGGCCGAGGCAGCGTCATGCAGGCTGCGGCTCACCTCCTGGCTGAACGGCATGTCCGCGCTCTGCCCGGCAAATCCAAACCGCAGCTTCTTGGGTCGCGCCACATGCCGGTAGCTTCCGTCCGGCGCCTGTGCCAGGTAGCCGCGGTGCACCAGCGTTTTCA contains:
- a CDS encoding metallophosphoesterase family protein; this encodes MDRRTFLAGAGAAAGATLIQGSAWAQSTGKAAAAPAVQDFDFLFFTDTHLEPELNAAKGCAMAFRSMRMFPHADFAIQGGDHVFDTLAVPKQRSLSLWELYDQTQQELSVKVYHTLGNHDVFGLKPASGVDPSDPDYGKKYYRDHIGKTFYSFDHKGVHFVVLDSVQMTPDRDYEGRIDAEQMQWLRTDLAALPAAAPVIVVTHMPLVTAVDAYLQRDLSPRPHYQMAVVNSAEVLPLFEGHNVLAVLQGHTHVQERVDWRGVPYITGGAVCGNWWQGTRLGTREGYMEVRVRGGRVQTGYVTYGFHSVDPHNT
- a CDS encoding substrate-binding domain-containing protein, with product MAKSTKRLYLIPVLSKALDILELLQSEGQPMSLEQIHRSTRVSKTTVYRVLKTLVHRGYLAQAPDGSYRHVARPKKLRFGFAGQSADMPFSQEVSRSLHDAASAAGVDIVELDNRYDAATAVGNAEQFVQQRVDLVIEFNVEQQVAPVIGDKIAAAGIPLIAIDIPHPNATYFGVDNYRVGAEAGEVLAAHAQANWGGQADWVLGLDLPEAGLLVQSRVSGAFDAVRSALPDLPVESYVRMDGRGLRDRSAKLVGDFLQRHPKDKRILIAAATDTSALGAVDAARQLRRHRHVAVVGQDCIEDALKEMNQAGSPLIASVSHEVGSYGPSLMQLGLALLKGQTVPPYNYVVHRLVRGANAAGA